A window of the Gossypium hirsutum isolate 1008001.06 chromosome A05, Gossypium_hirsutum_v2.1, whole genome shotgun sequence genome harbors these coding sequences:
- the LOC107937152 gene encoding amino acid permease 4, translating into MGDNQRQVFDVSMAIPSHNVSECVDDDGRLKRTGTICTASAHIITAVIGSGVLSLAWAIAQLGWIAGPAVMLLFSFVTYYTSSLLTDCYRTGDPVSGKRNYTYTDAVRSILGGYKVKACGLIQYLNLFGISIGYTIAASISMMAIKRSNCFHESGGKNPCHMSSNPYMIMFGVSEILLSQIPDFDQIWWLSIVAAVMSFTYSGIGLGLGIAKVAATGTFKGSLTGISIGTVTQAQKIWRSLQAIGDIAFAYSFSVILIEIQDTVKSPPEEAKTMKKATKLSTAVTTAFYMLCGSMGYASFGDFAPGNLLTGFGFFNPFWLLDIANAAIIIHLVGAYQVFCQPIFAFIEKWATQRWPESYFITKEFKIPVPGYRHPYKLNMFRLVWRTGFVMLTTVISMLLPFFNDVVGILGALGFWPLTVYFPVEMYIQQKKISKWSSRWICLKMLSMACLMISIVAGAGSIVGVILDLKVYKPFKTTY; encoded by the exons ATGGGAGACAACCAACGCCAAGTCTTCGATGTTTCAATGGCTATCCCTTCTCACAATGTCTCCGAATGTGTCGATGACGATGGTCGTCTCAAACGAACCG GAACTATATGTACCGCAAGTGCACACATAATAACAGCAGTGATTGGGTCAGGAGTTCTTTCTTTAGCATGGGCTATTGCTCAACTCGGCTGGATTGCTGGTCCTGCTGTAATGTTGTTGTTTTCCTTTGTCACTTACTACACTTCTTCTCTCCTCACTGACTGTTATCGGACCGGCGACCCCGTCTCTGGCAAACGCAACTATACTTACACTGATGCCGTTCGCTCCATTCTCG GTGGATACAAAGTGAAGGCATGCGGATTAATTCAGTATCTTAATCTTTTTGGCATTTCCATTGGATATACAATCGCAGCATCGATAAGCATGAT GGCAATAAAAAGGTCTAATTGTTTCCACGAGAGTGGTGGGAAGAACCCATGTCATATGTCCAGCAATCCGTACATGATCATGTTCGGTGTCTCTGAGATTTTACTTTCACAAATCCCAGATTTCGATCAGATATGGTGGCTCTCGATCGTCGCTGCGGTCATGTCATTTACCTATTCGGGCATCGGTCTTGGTCTTGGAATCGCCAAAGTTGCAGCCACCGGAACATTTAAAGGCAGTCTTACTGGAATAAGCATTGGAACAGTAACACAAGCACAAAAGATATGGAGAAGCTTACAAGCCATTGGTGACATTGCTTTCGCATATTCATTTTCCGTCATTCTTATTGAAATTCAAGACACAGTCAAATCCCCACCAGAAGAAGCAAAGACAATGAAGAAGGCAACCAAACTGAGCACTGCAGTAACAACAGCTTTctacatgttatgtggtagcaTGGGCTACGCATCCTTTGGAGACTTTGCACCTGGTAATCTCCTTACAGGTTTTGGTTTCTTTAACCCTTTTTGGCTTCTTGATATTGCCAATGCTGCTATAATAATTCACTTGGTGGGAGCATACCAAGTGTTTTGCCAACCCATTTTTGCATTCATCGAGAAATGGGCAACCCAAAGATGGCCTGAAAGCTACTTCATTACCAAAGAGTTCAAAATCCCAGTCCCTGGTTATCGTCATCCTTACAAGCTCAACATGTTTAGACTGGTTTGGAGAACGGGGTTTGTGATGTTAACCACTGTTATATCCATGTTGCTTCCTTTCTTCAATGACGTTGTGGGGATCCTTGGGGCACTTGGGTTTTGGCCTTTGACGGTGTATTTTCCGGTGGAGATGTATATTCAACAGAAGAAGATAAGCAAGTGGAGCAGTCGGTGGATTTGTTTGAAGATGCTAAGCATGGCTTGCTTGATGATTTCGATCGTGGCTGGTGCTGGCTCGATTGTTGGTGTCATTCTTGACCTTAAGGTTTACAAGCCATTTAAGACTACCTACTAA